From Candidatus Binatota bacterium, the proteins below share one genomic window:
- a CDS encoding nucleoside deaminase, giving the protein MRSALGEARSAALAGEVPVGALLVVKGRVVATGANRTVGDTDPSAHAEIVVLRSAAASLGNHRTGGTLYVTLEPCIMCMGALVQARIERLVYGALDAKAGAAVSLYRLAEDERLNHRFTVEGGVLAEESARLLGEFFAERRGRG; this is encoded by the coding sequence ATGCGCTCGGCCCTCGGCGAAGCACGTTCGGCTGCGCTGGCCGGTGAGGTTCCGGTGGGCGCATTACTGGTAGTGAAGGGCAGGGTGGTCGCGACCGGTGCCAATCGAACAGTGGGCGACACCGACCCCAGCGCGCACGCCGAGATAGTCGTATTGAGATCTGCTGCCGCCAGCCTTGGTAACCACCGCACGGGGGGTACGCTCTACGTAACGCTTGAGCCTTGCATCATGTGCATGGGGGCGCTTGTGCAGGCGCGCATAGAACGCCTGGTGTACGGTGCCCTCGATGCCAAGGCCGGTGCGGCCGTAAGTCTCTACCGTCTTGCTGAAGACGAGCGGCTCAACCATCGTTTTACGGTAGAAGGCGGGGTGTTGGCCGAAGAGTCAGCTCGATTGCTCGGCGAATTCTTCGCTGAGCGCCGGGGCAGGGGCTGA
- a CDS encoding DUF1566 domain-containing protein, producing MLRPLALLAVTGSAMLLAACGLCDHKRSEGKAVAGATTVGFEDCGDGTVADHSTGLLWEKKTGELGTAVFCDSKSLTANEPARSCDDTHHVNNTYDWCRDLDKDGSCDRGGTPGDGAVFLDFLGRLNGTRGACLAGVCDWQLPTIGQLKTLVDCSHEGSPPCIDPVFGPTASSGYWSSTSGAYGPSGIRDVGWGKNFGNSGTFINAAGTSYARGVRGGACRVSRSR from the coding sequence TTGCTGAGGCCTCTAGCGCTGCTGGCCGTCACGGGCTCGGCGATGTTGTTGGCGGCCTGCGGGTTGTGTGACCATAAGCGATCCGAGGGGAAGGCGGTTGCGGGGGCAACGACCGTTGGCTTCGAGGACTGCGGCGACGGTACCGTGGCCGATCATTCGACCGGCCTGTTGTGGGAAAAGAAAACCGGCGAGCTGGGCACCGCTGTGTTCTGTGACTCGAAGTCTCTTACCGCAAACGAGCCCGCGCGAAGCTGCGACGATACCCACCACGTTAACAATACCTACGACTGGTGCCGGGACCTTGATAAAGACGGCAGTTGTGACCGTGGTGGCACGCCGGGCGACGGCGCCGTGTTCCTCGATTTTCTCGGTCGACTTAACGGCACTCGCGGAGCCTGCCTGGCCGGGGTCTGCGACTGGCAGCTGCCGACCATAGGCCAGCTCAAGACTCTCGTTGATTGCAGTCACGAGGGCTCGCCCCCCTGCATCGATCCGGTCTTCGGCCCGACCGCGTCGTCGGGCTACTGGTCGTCCACCTCGGGTGCCTATGGGCCCAGCGGTATCCGCGACGTTGGCTGGGGTAAGAACTTCGGCAACAGTGGTACTTTCATAAACGCTGCCGGCACGAGCTACGCGCGCGGGGTTCGCGGCGGCGCTTGCCGTGTCAGTCGTTCGCGCTGA